A segment of the Streptomyces sp. Tu 2975 genome:
CATCCAGACCAGCTGGGTGAAGCTGGGCGCGGAGGGCGCCGCGGAGATGCTCCGCTCGGGGGCCAACGACCTCGGTGGCACGCTGATGGAGGAGACCATCTCCCGTATGGCGGGCTCCGGTTACGGCTCGTACCGCTCCGTGCGTGACCTGACCGCCATTGCGGAGGCCGCCGGGCGGCCGTCCAGGCCGCGTACGACGCTGTACGGGGAGGTCCCGGCCGAGCGTCAGCAGGCGGCGAGCGCGTCCGACGGGCACCTCCCGGAGCTCCTGCCCCTGCTGCCGGACTGACCGCTGCGGGACCGGTCCACCGTTGCGCACCGCGCCGCCGGACGGGCCCGTCGGTCGCCGGCGCTCGGCGTTCGGTCCGCCGGGACCGGTGCGAACAGGCCGTAGGGCACGGCCGCGCCCGGTGCCCGGCACCACGGGGCATACGGGTCGGTACGCCGCACCTGCCTGCGTCCTGCGACATACCGGTGCGACCCGCGCACGGTCCGTCCGGGACCGGCCCTCGCCCCCTGAGCCGGCCGTTCCCGTTCGATTACAGTGCTGGGCCGGGCAGTGTTCGTTCGACGTCGGGGGAGGAGCGCGGTGAGCGCAGCAGCCGCAGGCGTGTGGGGCCGTGCCGAGCAGCAGGACTTCCGCGCGAGGGTGCGCGGTGCGCTGCTCGGCGGTGCCATCGGCGACGCGCTCGGCGCCGGTGTCGGTGGGCTCACCATCGACGAGATCCGCGCCGCCCACGGCCTCGACGGGCTGACCGACCTCGAGCCGGTCAACGGCCGCCGCGGCGCGGTGACGGCCGCCACACAACTGACGCTCTTCACCGTCGACGGCCTGATACGGGCCCAGGTCCGCCGCGACACCGGCGCATGGCACCCGCCCACCGATGTGCACCGCGCCTATCTGAGATGGGCCGCGACCCAGAGCGACTGGGGCCCCGACGAGCGCCGCAAGGACAACGGCTGGCTCGCCCGCGAGGAGTGGCTCTACAGCCGCCGCAACCCGCCCCGGGACACCGTCACCGGTCTCGGCGACGCGAGCATGGGCACCTTGCAGGCCCCCAAGAACCCGACCGCCCGTGACGCGGGCGCGCTGGTGCGCTCCGCGCCGTTCGGGCTGCTGGTCGGCTGGGAGCCGCAGTTGGTGTGCCAGCTCGCCGTCGAATGCGCGGCGCAGACGCACGGGCATCCGACCGCGTACCTGTCGGCCGGCGCGTTCGCCGTCGTCGTGCACGGTCTGGCACGCGGCGAGACGCTGGACGGCTCGGTGCAGCGGGCGCTGGCGCAACTGGCGTCCCGGCCGGGCCATCAGCCGGTCACGGACGCGCTGAAGCAGGCGCTCGGCGCCGTACGGCAGGGCATTCCGAGCCCGGCACGCATTGCGTCCCTCGGCGACGCCAGGCAGGCGGAGGACGCTCTCGCGATCGCCGTCTACTGCGCCCTCGTCGGTGAGGACATCCGGCACGGGCTGCGTCTCGCCGTCAATCACGACGGCCCGTCCGAGGTGACCGGCACCGTGTGCGGCGCGCTGCTGGGCGCGATGCACGGGGAGACCGCGCTGCCGCCGGCCT
Coding sequences within it:
- a CDS encoding ADP-ribosylglycohydrolase family protein; this encodes MSAAAAGVWGRAEQQDFRARVRGALLGGAIGDALGAGVGGLTIDEIRAAHGLDGLTDLEPVNGRRGAVTAATQLTLFTVDGLIRAQVRRDTGAWHPPTDVHRAYLRWAATQSDWGPDERRKDNGWLAREEWLYSRRNPPRDTVTGLGDASMGTLQAPKNPTARDAGALVRSAPFGLLVGWEPQLVCQLAVECAAQTHGHPTAYLSAGAFAVVVHGLARGETLDGSVQRALAQLASRPGHQPVTDALKQALGAVRQGIPSPARIASLGDARQAEDALAIAVYCALVGEDIRHGLRLAVNHDGPSEVTGTVCGALLGAMHGETALPPAWLCELEGRPTLLEIADDFAMEMTQGPALHSPTATAPGWLQRYPRAAAELT